The genomic interval GAGAAACGATGGAGATGGAAGAATGTTAGATCACAGCCTTACCTTGACGGAGAACACAAAGGCAAGGAATCCCAGGCAGCAGAAATTCAAGAACATGGTGTTGAAAAATGACCAGATAATATGATCCCGGACAGGAGGTCCTTCAGCCATGATGGTCACCACAGTGGATTGTATGGACTGGCCTGCGCAATCCCGAAACTCCACTTCTTCCTTTAGGGGTTCATAAGGTCGGGAGAcgtatggagggggaacattaagctCCCGTCCATAATGATTGTTTTCCATGATGTAGATCTAGGAGTCTTCCCGAAGAGATTGTAGAGGAAAGTACCtgtaggagagggagagagaagtGAACTGTTATATGGTGGGAGGGAAAGGAGGAGCCTGGGGTTCCGAATAACAGGATCAGTTTCATTTCTCCTCTACGTACTCTGCCAAGCAGATTGTTCTGACGGAGAATGATGGAGTTAGCTGAGGATAAACAACAGAAGGCGGCCATATACAGCAGACGTTATACAAACATTTACAGTAAGTGAGCGACCGGAGGTGACAAATAATGGATGACGTT from Leptodactylus fuscus isolate aLepFus1 chromosome 7, aLepFus1.hap2, whole genome shotgun sequence carries:
- the LOC142212525 gene encoding interferon-induced transmembrane protein 1-like, whose translation is MENNHYGRELNVPPPYVSRPYEPLKEEVEFRDCAGQSIQSTVVTIMAEGPPVRDHIIWSFFNTMFLNFCCLGFLAFVFSVKSRDRKLLGDRNAALSYGSTARSLNIATTVLSILTFIIGIIIFIFTIQQVQMMMSEEFKQMQMNNNGGNMYGK